The following proteins are encoded in a genomic region of Paenibacillus sp. FSL R7-0273:
- a CDS encoding HAD family hydrolase produces the protein MPITAVLFDLDDTLLWDERSVEEAFRAACEAAGDTVDPQELEAAVRREARSLYESYETFPFTKMIGINPFEALWANFTAGEQAEFRQLEQLAPAYRKEAWRRGLAALGTQDEGLAERLAAKFGEERRSRPYMYEETLQVLDELRGKVKLLLLTNGCPALQQEKLDGVPELIPYFDHVVISGSFGKGKPDKAIFQHALELLDIAPEQGIMVGDKLTTDILGGLSAGLTTVWINRTDKAPDPEIQPDYRIGHLSELLPLVQSL, from the coding sequence ATGCCGATTACTGCCGTACTGTTTGATCTTGACGATACACTGCTCTGGGATGAACGGAGTGTTGAGGAAGCCTTCCGGGCCGCCTGCGAAGCAGCCGGTGACACTGTTGATCCTCAGGAGCTGGAGGCCGCTGTCCGCAGGGAGGCCAGAAGCCTCTACGAATCTTATGAGACATTTCCGTTTACGAAGATGATCGGGATTAATCCGTTTGAGGCGCTGTGGGCGAACTTTACTGCCGGAGAGCAGGCTGAGTTCCGGCAGCTGGAACAGCTTGCTCCGGCATACCGCAAGGAAGCCTGGCGCCGCGGCCTGGCAGCTCTGGGTACTCAGGATGAAGGACTGGCTGAGCGGCTGGCTGCAAAGTTCGGCGAAGAGCGCCGGAGCCGTCCGTATATGTATGAAGAGACGCTGCAGGTGCTGGATGAGCTGCGCGGCAAAGTAAAGCTGCTGCTGCTTACCAACGGCTGTCCGGCCCTGCAGCAGGAGAAGCTGGACGGCGTGCCTGAGCTTATTCCTTACTTCGATCATGTAGTCATCTCAGGCAGCTTCGGCAAGGGCAAGCCGGATAAGGCAATTTTCCAGCATGCGCTTGAACTGCTTGATATCGCTCCTGAGCAGGGAATCATGGTGGGCGATAAGCTCACAACAGATATTCTGGGCGGCTTGTCCGCAGGTCTGACTACGGTCTGGATCAACCGGACAGATAAAGCACCGGATCCCGAAATTCAGCCGGACTACAGAATCGGCCATCTTTCCGAGCTGCTTCCGCTGGTACAATCACTATAA
- a CDS encoding DUF896 domain-containing protein: MNIDELVARINELARKQKSSGLTEEELEERARLREIYLGNIRKNFRAQLDTIEIVDNDDQGNKGLTH; encoded by the coding sequence TTGAATATAGACGAATTGGTCGCACGCATCAATGAATTGGCACGCAAGCAGAAGAGCAGCGGCCTGACAGAAGAGGAACTGGAGGAACGCGCCCGGCTCCGCGAGATTTATCTGGGCAACATCCGCAAGAACTTCCGTGCACAGCTGGATACGATTGAAATCGTGGACAACGATGATCAGGGCAATAAGGGGCTTACACATTAG
- a CDS encoding LysM peptidoglycan-binding domain-containing protein, which produces MLKYSTYRSIYDETSEVQSAGVSAFEYGISLKNGVVSLCGAMMNLFRGGQLVKLALILMLVISGFTVVGNVFAGSVSSVTPAERVVVERGDSLWSIALEHKPSDMRTVVYIEGIKKASGLEGNAIQAGDVLTLPAY; this is translated from the coding sequence TTGTTAAAATACAGTACTTACCGCAGCATCTACGACGAGACAAGTGAGGTTCAATCTGCCGGTGTCTCTGCTTTTGAATATGGTATTAGCCTGAAGAATGGAGTAGTATCCCTGTGCGGAGCAATGATGAATCTGTTCCGGGGAGGCCAGCTGGTGAAGCTTGCCCTGATTTTGATGCTGGTGATTTCCGGTTTTACAGTGGTAGGTAATGTATTTGCAGGTTCAGTATCCTCGGTAACACCAGCTGAACGCGTAGTTGTAGAACGCGGAGACTCATTGTGGAGCATTGCGCTTGAACATAAGCCGTCGGATATGAGGACGGTTGTATATATAGAAGGAATTAAGAAGGCAAGCGGGCTTGAGGGCAATGCTATACAGGCCGGGGATGTGCTGACACTGCCTGCATACTAA
- the lexA gene encoding transcriptional repressor LexA, whose product MSKISSRQLAILEFIRNEVRSKGYPPSVREIGEAVGLASSSTVHGHLDRLEKKGLIRRDPTKPRAIELLGQEDSENVHQFVQTVTRIPVVGKVTAGVPITATENIEDYFPLPTHYVGDNKVFMLSVLGDSMVEAGIMDGDYVIVRQQQTADNGDIVVAMTEEDEATVKTFYKERDHIRLQPENPAYEPLRLNRVTILGRVIGLFRDIH is encoded by the coding sequence ATGTCAAAGATTTCGAGTCGTCAGCTGGCGATCCTGGAATTCATACGTAACGAAGTCCGCAGCAAGGGTTATCCTCCGTCCGTCCGCGAAATCGGGGAAGCTGTCGGTCTTGCCTCCAGCTCTACCGTGCATGGTCATCTGGACCGTCTTGAGAAGAAGGGCCTGATCCGCCGTGACCCTACGAAGCCTCGTGCGATAGAACTGCTTGGACAGGAAGATTCAGAGAATGTACATCAGTTCGTACAGACGGTTACCCGTATTCCTGTTGTTGGTAAAGTCACCGCCGGGGTGCCGATTACCGCTACCGAGAATATCGAAGATTACTTTCCGCTGCCTACGCATTATGTCGGCGACAACAAGGTGTTTATGCTCTCCGTACTGGGAGACAGCATGGTGGAAGCCGGAATTATGGATGGCGACTATGTTATTGTCCGCCAGCAGCAGACGGCAGACAACGGGGATATCGTTGTAGCAATGACCGAAGAAGATGAAGCTACTGTTAAGACCTTCTATAAAGAACGTGACCATATCCGCCTGCAGCCGGAGAACCCGGCTTATGAACCGCTCCGCTTGAACCGCGTTACCATTTTGGGCAGAGTCATCGGACTTTTCCGCGATATTCATTAA
- a CDS encoding L,D-transpeptidase: protein MPNYRIIVDLSQRMLYLLDNDIVTRGFPVGIGTMLTASPQGEYTIINKQPNPGGPFGAFWMGLSKPHYGIHGTNDPASIGHMVSHGCIRMYNEDVLALSRLVPVGTRVTIRQ from the coding sequence ATGCCCAATTATCGCATCATTGTTGATCTGTCGCAGCGTATGCTGTATCTGCTGGATAACGACATTGTAACCCGTGGTTTTCCTGTAGGCATCGGTACGATGCTGACCGCTTCACCCCAGGGCGAATACACCATTATTAACAAGCAGCCTAATCCGGGCGGGCCGTTCGGCGCGTTTTGGATGGGACTGTCCAAACCGCATTACGGTATCCATGGCACCAATGATCCCGCTTCAATCGGTCACATGGTTTCACACGGCTGCATCCGGATGTATAACGAAGATGTACTTGCCCTGTCCCGGCTTGTTCCGGTCGGAACACGGGTCACTATCAGGCAATAA
- a CDS encoding sporulation protein Cse60, with amino-acid sequence MIQVKEFVDGDNFYAENKANEFLKGLAEEQVVNICYGSVVKSSRDGAEHQRSTILVVYKTDDK; translated from the coding sequence ATGATACAGGTAAAAGAGTTTGTGGACGGGGATAATTTTTATGCGGAGAACAAGGCCAATGAATTCCTCAAGGGCTTGGCGGAAGAGCAGGTAGTGAACATCTGCTACGGATCTGTAGTTAAATCTTCACGTGACGGGGCAGAGCATCAGCGGAGTACGATTTTGGTGGTTTATAAGACAGATGACAAATAA
- a CDS encoding DNA polymerase IV: protein MPKERIIVLSDCQSFYASVEKAAHPEYKDLPVAVGDPARMNGIVLAACPLAKAQGVTTASRVGEAMTKCPGLVVIRPRMSTYITVSLLISQIYQSYTDMVEPFSIDEQFLDVTGSLKFFGGELQEVISSIQQHVMLSTGVWTRMGVGPTKILAKMANNLAKKQAGGVFRLGYDNLDEALWPLPVHDMFMVGGRMTKNFFRMGITTIGDIARMELGELKRRMRMTMGKQSDIQAEYYWQTARGIDPSPVVTGIRHQIKSVGHGKALRWNLYTRLSDIEVVLLELVIEVCQRARRYRYMGSVVSIAVSETDGSTSHSYSRQMTLPEPSFLTHEVAAAAYRLFVDHWTGMPLSRLAISVSQLTDDSVMQLTLFDDRIRTYNKEKAIDQIKTRYGSRALIRASSLLESGVALERAEQIGGHYK, encoded by the coding sequence ATGCCTAAAGAGCGGATTATTGTGCTGTCGGACTGCCAGTCCTTTTACGCCAGCGTGGAGAAGGCGGCCCATCCTGAATATAAAGATCTGCCGGTGGCAGTGGGTGATCCGGCGCGGATGAACGGGATTGTGCTGGCTGCCTGTCCGCTGGCCAAAGCCCAGGGGGTCACTACTGCCTCGCGTGTTGGGGAAGCGATGACCAAATGTCCCGGACTTGTCGTGATCCGGCCGCGGATGAGCACCTACATTACGGTTTCCCTGCTGATCTCTCAGATCTACCAGAGCTATACGGATATGGTTGAGCCGTTCAGCATCGATGAGCAGTTTCTGGATGTGACGGGCTCACTGAAATTTTTTGGCGGGGAATTACAGGAGGTCATTTCTTCGATACAGCAGCATGTGATGTTGTCCACCGGCGTCTGGACCCGGATGGGGGTCGGTCCAACCAAAATCCTGGCCAAAATGGCCAATAATCTGGCTAAGAAGCAGGCGGGCGGTGTTTTCCGGCTCGGATATGACAACCTGGATGAGGCCCTCTGGCCGCTCCCTGTCCATGACATGTTTATGGTGGGCGGACGGATGACCAAAAACTTTTTCCGGATGGGCATAACCACGATCGGTGACATCGCCCGGATGGAGCTGGGAGAGCTCAAGCGGAGAATGCGGATGACCATGGGCAAGCAGAGTGATATTCAGGCGGAATATTACTGGCAGACAGCCCGCGGGATCGACCCCAGCCCTGTCGTTACGGGAATCCGGCACCAGATCAAGTCTGTGGGCCACGGCAAGGCGCTGCGCTGGAATCTGTATACAAGGCTGAGTGACATCGAGGTGGTGCTGCTGGAGCTGGTGATTGAGGTGTGCCAGCGGGCGCGCCGGTACCGTTATATGGGCTCGGTGGTTTCGATTGCGGTATCTGAGACGGACGGCAGCACTTCCCATTCCTACAGCCGGCAGATGACCCTCCCGGAGCCGTCCTTTCTGACGCATGAGGTGGCGGCAGCGGCCTACCGCCTGTTCGTGGACCACTGGACAGGTATGCCGTTAAGCCGGCTGGCGATATCCGTCTCCCAGTTGACCGATGACAGTGTGATGCAGCTGACCTTGTTCGATGACCGGATCCGCACCTACAACAAAGAGAAAGCCATAGACCAGATCAAAACCAGATACGGCAGCCGGGCGCTCATTCGTGCATCCTCTTTGCTTGAATCAGGGGTTGCTCTGGAGCGAGCTGAACAGATTGGGGGTCATTATAAATGA
- a CDS encoding DNA-directed RNA polymerase subunit alpha C-terminal domain-containing protein, with product MSYIDIDRSLYAQSIHTLRQRTSRNPKSISRILNSLYDSNYVTIGDLMKASLTELLCLRNFGVTGQTIVIELLEAHSRSLV from the coding sequence ATGTCTTACATTGACATTGACCGCAGCTTATATGCGCAATCCATCCACACCTTAAGGCAGAGAACGTCCAGAAACCCCAAAAGCATTTCCCGTATTCTTAATTCGTTATATGACAGCAACTACGTCACTATTGGTGATTTAATGAAGGCTTCATTGACTGAATTGCTTTGCTTGAGGAATTTCGGCGTCACGGGGCAAACGATTGTTATTGAGTTGTTAGAGGCACATAGCAGAAGTCTGGTTTGA
- the glnA gene encoding type I glutamate--ammonia ligase, whose translation MSFSKEDIIRISKEENVRFIRLQFTDLLGTIKNVEIPVSQLEKALDNKMMFDGSSIEGYVRIEESDMYLYPDLSTWVIFPWVTDSRVARLICDVYMPDGTPFAGDPRGILKRCLQEAEEMGYTAMNVGPEPEFFLFRTDEKGNPTQELNDQGGYFDLAPMDLGENCRREIVLTLEEMGFEIEASHHEVASGQHEIDFKYADAIKAADQIQTFKLVVKTVARQHGLHATFMPKPLFGMNGSGMHAHQSLFKGNENMFYDESDSLGLSKTARYYMAGILKHARAFAAITNPTVNSYKRLVPGYEAPCYVAWSASNRSPMIRIPASRGLSTRVEVRNPDPAANPYLALAVMLKAGLDGIKRQLDLPAPIDRNIYVMSEEERIEEGIPSLPADLKEALNELIRSHVITEALGEHALAHFYELKEIEWDIYRTQVHEWERSQYMTLY comes from the coding sequence GTGAGCTTTTCTAAAGAGGATATTATCCGTATTTCCAAAGAAGAAAACGTCCGTTTTATTCGTCTGCAGTTTACTGACCTGCTGGGAACGATCAAAAACGTTGAAATTCCCGTGAGCCAGCTTGAAAAAGCGCTCGACAATAAAATGATGTTCGACGGATCTTCCATCGAAGGTTATGTTCGTATCGAGGAATCCGACATGTACCTGTATCCGGACCTTAGCACTTGGGTTATCTTCCCTTGGGTGACAGACAGCCGGGTAGCACGTCTGATTTGTGATGTGTACATGCCTGACGGAACACCGTTTGCCGGCGATCCGCGCGGTATTCTAAAGCGTTGTCTCCAGGAAGCCGAAGAAATGGGCTACACTGCGATGAACGTTGGACCTGAGCCGGAATTCTTCCTGTTCAGAACGGACGAGAAGGGCAATCCGACACAGGAACTGAATGACCAGGGCGGATATTTCGATTTGGCGCCGATGGATCTTGGGGAGAACTGCCGCCGCGAAATCGTATTGACCCTTGAAGAAATGGGCTTTGAAATCGAAGCCTCCCACCATGAGGTTGCTTCCGGCCAGCACGAAATCGACTTCAAATATGCGGACGCGATCAAAGCCGCTGACCAGATTCAGACCTTCAAGCTTGTCGTGAAGACGGTAGCCCGTCAGCACGGTCTGCATGCTACATTTATGCCTAAGCCGCTATTTGGCATGAACGGATCCGGTATGCACGCACACCAATCCTTGTTCAAAGGCAATGAGAATATGTTCTACGATGAGAGCGATTCGCTCGGCCTGAGCAAAACGGCACGCTATTACATGGCGGGTATCCTCAAGCACGCACGTGCTTTTGCCGCTATCACTAACCCTACGGTTAACTCTTACAAGCGTCTGGTTCCAGGTTACGAAGCGCCTTGCTACGTGGCATGGTCTGCGAGCAACCGCAGCCCGATGATCCGTATCCCGGCTTCCAGAGGCCTTAGCACACGTGTCGAGGTCCGCAATCCAGACCCGGCGGCTAACCCGTACCTTGCACTGGCTGTAATGCTGAAGGCAGGTCTTGACGGCATCAAGCGCCAGCTGGATCTTCCGGCACCAATCGACCGCAACATCTATGTGATGTCTGAGGAAGAACGCATTGAAGAAGGCATCCCGAGCCTGCCGGCTGACCTGAAGGAAGCCCTGAACGAACTAATTCGCAGCCATGTCATCACCGAAGCCCTCGGCGAACACGCGCTGGCTCACTTCTACGAGCTGAAGGAAATCGAGTGGGACATCTATCGCACCCAGGTTCACGAGTGGGAAAGAAGCCAGTACATGACGCTTTACTAG
- a CDS encoding MerR family transcriptional regulator — protein MGDEIRRNMALFPIGIVMKLTDLSARQIRYYEQHSLIVPARTSGNQRLFSFNDVERLLEIKALIEKGVNIAGIKQVMNPVSKESEEATVITPDTEVRRRELSDSQLHRLLKQELVSGKRPGQVSLIQGELSRFFNK, from the coding sequence ATGGGTGATGAAATCCGCAGAAATATGGCATTATTTCCTATAGGAATCGTAATGAAGCTAACCGATTTATCTGCTAGACAAATTCGTTATTATGAGCAGCACAGCCTGATTGTACCTGCGCGTACGTCCGGCAACCAGCGTTTGTTCTCATTCAATGATGTTGAGCGCCTGTTAGAAATCAAAGCACTGATTGAGAAGGGAGTTAACATTGCCGGCATTAAGCAGGTGATGAATCCTGTCTCGAAGGAATCCGAAGAAGCTACGGTTATTACCCCTGACACAGAGGTTAGACGTAGAGAGTTGTCTGATTCACAGCTTCACCGTTTGCTTAAGCAGGAACTGGTTTCCGGTAAAAGACCGGGACAAGTATCTCTTATTCAGGGCGAGCTATCCCGGTTTTTTAATAAATAA